The following coding sequences lie in one Myxococcus xanthus genomic window:
- a CDS encoding VWA domain-containing protein — translation MTFSLPQAWVLLLPLGLFLWKYGRRPGPPMWLRAALLVLVVGALSGPELRWADAGSDVVVVVDRSASMPRDVDRTAQELITLLESQRRPGDRVGVITFGREARVEQPLATLGGFGGFTRPVDAEASDLSAALDVASALIPDERTGRVLVLSDGRATGVDARGAARRLAARGLSVDWRHIARPEPPLDVAVVSVDVPAAVSEREPFQFSAVVHASAAVTGTVRLERNGRVLLQGPFDFQPGPNVLPLRDLVEEPGLVRYRLSVAAPGDGVVENDQGVAVLRVEGPPRVLLLTNQSRGTLAQSLAASGLQLDVRTPFRLTLDDLDGVGTVVLENVDANALGEPGLNALAAYVEQAGGGLVMTGGRNSFGEGGFRRSPVEPLLPVSLEMREEQRRASLALSVLMDASCSMGMTVPDGRTKMELAAEGVVAALTLLNPKDEVSVHMVDTAAHEIFPLSPVEAGLPLDAVARGFSGGGGIYVGEALRAGRTEILRSEKPTRHVLLFSDAADSEEPDDYQRTLAHLREQEVTVSVIGLGVPSDPDADLLREVAHRGGGRVYFAEDAMSLPRIFSQETLTVARATFVDEPASLEGAPDLPLLGRLSADGLPQVGGYNLTYLKPRANVALRTLDTNGAPILAMWPRGAGRTVAFTAEVDGPYTGELRTWSSLRAALEGMVRWTLAGAAPVGDAVVRTERRGHLLRVTLDLPPGEALPGVVPTMVLLPGDGRAAPVERPMRWEDEDRLVAEYPLEGSGTWHPVVRLGAKVLRAPPVTLPYAPEFEPGSAKAGLELLRAIAAVGGGVERLSMTGLFMEAPESLGRVALAPWLVALALALLLAEVAVRRFLSAPRLRAPRTRERSVSIPATPTAPSSTPATRTTPTSASPTHQGDAAPAPAKPAEGSVDSALDAARARARRRLDR, via the coding sequence ATGACCTTCTCCCTCCCGCAGGCGTGGGTGCTGCTGCTGCCGCTGGGCCTCTTCCTCTGGAAGTACGGCCGCCGGCCGGGCCCGCCCATGTGGCTGCGCGCCGCGCTGCTGGTGCTCGTCGTCGGCGCGCTCTCGGGCCCCGAGCTGCGATGGGCCGATGCTGGCAGTGACGTCGTCGTGGTGGTGGACCGCTCCGCGTCCATGCCTCGCGACGTGGACCGCACGGCCCAGGAACTCATTACCCTCCTGGAGTCGCAGCGCCGTCCCGGGGACCGCGTGGGGGTCATCACCTTCGGCCGGGAAGCGCGCGTGGAGCAGCCCCTCGCCACCCTCGGAGGCTTTGGCGGTTTCACGCGCCCCGTGGACGCGGAGGCTTCCGACCTGTCCGCCGCGTTGGATGTCGCGAGCGCCCTCATCCCCGACGAGCGCACTGGCCGCGTGCTGGTGCTGTCCGATGGCCGCGCCACGGGCGTGGATGCGCGCGGCGCCGCGCGGCGACTGGCGGCCCGGGGCCTCTCCGTGGACTGGCGCCACATCGCTCGCCCCGAACCGCCGCTTGATGTGGCCGTCGTCTCCGTGGACGTCCCCGCCGCCGTCTCCGAGCGCGAGCCCTTCCAGTTCTCCGCCGTGGTGCATGCCTCCGCCGCCGTCACCGGCACCGTCCGCCTGGAGCGCAATGGCCGCGTGCTCCTCCAGGGGCCCTTCGACTTCCAGCCGGGCCCCAACGTGCTGCCGCTGCGCGACCTGGTCGAGGAGCCCGGCCTGGTCCGTTACCGGCTCTCCGTGGCTGCTCCCGGCGACGGCGTTGTGGAGAACGACCAGGGCGTCGCCGTGCTGCGCGTGGAAGGCCCGCCCCGGGTGTTGCTGCTCACGAACCAGTCCCGGGGCACGCTCGCGCAGTCGCTCGCCGCTTCGGGGTTGCAACTCGACGTGCGCACGCCGTTCCGCCTCACGTTGGATGACCTGGATGGCGTGGGCACCGTGGTGTTGGAGAACGTGGACGCCAATGCGCTCGGCGAGCCGGGGCTCAACGCGCTGGCGGCCTACGTCGAGCAGGCCGGAGGCGGGCTGGTGATGACCGGCGGACGCAACAGCTTCGGCGAGGGCGGCTTCCGTCGCTCGCCCGTGGAGCCGCTGCTCCCGGTGTCCCTGGAGATGCGCGAGGAGCAGCGCCGCGCGTCCCTGGCGCTGAGCGTGTTGATGGATGCTTCCTGCTCCATGGGGATGACCGTCCCGGATGGGCGGACGAAGATGGAGCTGGCCGCCGAGGGCGTCGTGGCCGCGCTGACGCTGCTCAACCCCAAGGACGAGGTCTCCGTGCACATGGTGGACACGGCGGCCCATGAAATCTTCCCGCTCAGCCCGGTGGAGGCGGGGTTGCCCCTGGATGCCGTCGCGCGCGGATTCAGCGGTGGGGGTGGCATCTACGTGGGCGAGGCGCTCCGCGCCGGCCGCACGGAAATCCTCCGCAGCGAGAAGCCCACGCGCCACGTCCTCCTGTTCTCCGACGCAGCGGACTCCGAGGAGCCCGATGACTACCAGCGCACGCTGGCCCACTTGCGCGAGCAGGAAGTGACAGTGTCCGTCATCGGGCTGGGCGTGCCCTCGGACCCGGACGCGGACCTGCTCCGGGAAGTGGCCCACCGGGGCGGCGGGCGCGTCTACTTCGCCGAGGACGCGATGAGCCTGCCGCGCATCTTCAGCCAGGAGACGCTCACCGTGGCGCGCGCCACCTTCGTGGATGAGCCCGCGTCGCTGGAAGGGGCGCCGGACCTGCCGCTGCTCGGCCGGCTGTCCGCGGACGGGCTGCCCCAGGTGGGCGGCTACAACCTCACCTACCTCAAGCCCCGCGCCAACGTGGCGCTGCGCACCCTGGACACGAATGGCGCGCCCATCCTGGCGATGTGGCCGCGAGGCGCGGGACGCACGGTGGCCTTCACCGCGGAGGTGGACGGGCCGTACACCGGCGAGCTGCGAACGTGGTCCTCCCTGCGCGCGGCCCTGGAGGGGATGGTGCGCTGGACGCTGGCGGGCGCGGCGCCCGTCGGGGACGCGGTGGTGCGGACCGAGCGGAGGGGGCACCTGCTGCGCGTGACGCTGGACCTGCCTCCGGGCGAGGCGCTGCCCGGCGTGGTACCGACGATGGTGCTCCTGCCCGGCGACGGACGCGCCGCGCCGGTGGAGCGTCCGATGCGGTGGGAGGATGAAGACCGGCTCGTCGCCGAGTACCCGCTGGAGGGCAGTGGAACGTGGCACCCGGTGGTACGGTTGGGCGCGAAGGTGCTCCGCGCGCCGCCCGTCACGCTGCCCTATGCGCCGGAGTTCGAGCCCGGCTCCGCGAAGGCGGGACTGGAGCTGCTGCGCGCCATCGCGGCGGTAGGAGGTGGCGTGGAGCGCTTGTCCATGACGGGCCTCTTCATGGAGGCCCCGGAGTCGCTGGGCCGCGTGGCGCTGGCGCCGTGGCTGGTGGCCCTGGCGCTGGCCCTGCTGCTGGCGGAGGTGGCCGTGCGCCGCTTCCTCTCCGCGCCACGGCTGCGTGCGCCGCGGACCCGTGAGCGCTCCGTGTCCATCCCCGCGACACCCACGGCGCCGTCGTCCACTCCGGCAACACGGACAACCCCGACGTCAGCTTCGCCCACCCATCAGGGCGACGCGGCTCCGGCGCCAGCGAAGCCGGCCGAGGGCAGCGTGGACTCCGCGCTGGATGCCGCGCGAGCCCGGGCCCGCCGACGGCTGGACCGTTGA
- the trxA gene encoding thioredoxin, translated as MTTNVISLDDAHFQREVLESSEPVLVDFTATWCPPCRALALVLDAIAADFRGRLKVTSLNVDDNPESAMRYGVRAVPALLLFKEGKVVRQMLGAQPRAKLEQELRTHLG; from the coding sequence ATGACGACGAACGTCATCTCGCTGGACGACGCGCACTTTCAAAGGGAGGTGCTGGAGTCATCCGAGCCCGTGCTGGTGGACTTCACCGCGACCTGGTGCCCGCCGTGCCGTGCGCTCGCCCTTGTGCTCGACGCGATTGCCGCCGATTTCCGGGGCCGGCTGAAGGTGACCAGCCTGAACGTGGACGACAATCCGGAGTCCGCCATGCGCTATGGCGTCCGCGCCGTCCCGGCGCTGCTGCTCTTCAAGGAGGGCAAGGTGGTGCGGCAAATGCTGGGCGCCCAGCCCCGCGCCAAGCTGGAGCAGGAACTGCGCACCCACCTCGGGTGA
- a CDS encoding LysR family transcriptional regulator encodes MLLFTEVVATGGITAAAERLGLRKSTVSRRLAALEERLGVRLIERNTRGLRLTEVGRDYHAHCARLVAEAREVNRALGESRVTPQGTLRIATLSLLGELLTPLIAELLLRNPLLRVEVSLAEAHVDLISEEYDVALRTGPLADSAMVARRLGRLRTGYYASPAYLARQGAPRTSAELQGHACVVLAAPGTDEVWFFGEGRGAKSLPVTGRLRVPSVRAGQAAARAGLGVVRLPASLVAEDVRGGLLVPVLETETPPGIPVFAVYPSRRQLPLKVRAFLALLSERGAALPWDDATEPPSSRSR; translated from the coding sequence ATGCTCCTCTTCACCGAGGTGGTGGCGACCGGTGGCATCACCGCCGCGGCGGAGCGGCTGGGGCTGCGCAAGTCCACGGTGAGCCGCCGCCTCGCGGCGTTGGAGGAGCGGCTCGGCGTCCGGCTCATCGAGCGCAATACGCGCGGGCTCCGGCTCACGGAGGTGGGCCGCGACTACCACGCCCACTGCGCGCGGCTGGTGGCGGAGGCTCGCGAGGTGAATCGCGCGCTCGGTGAGTCGCGCGTCACGCCGCAGGGCACCTTGCGCATCGCCACGCTCTCACTGCTGGGCGAGCTGCTGACACCGCTCATCGCCGAGCTGCTGTTGCGCAATCCCCTGCTCCGCGTGGAAGTCTCACTCGCCGAAGCGCACGTGGACCTCATCTCCGAGGAGTACGACGTGGCGCTGCGGACCGGCCCGCTCGCGGACTCCGCCATGGTGGCCCGAAGGCTCGGGCGCCTTCGCACCGGCTACTACGCCAGCCCCGCCTATCTCGCGAGGCAAGGGGCACCCCGGACCTCGGCGGAGCTGCAAGGTCATGCCTGCGTCGTGCTCGCCGCGCCCGGCACCGACGAGGTCTGGTTCTTCGGCGAAGGCCGCGGCGCGAAGAGCCTGCCGGTGACGGGACGGCTGCGCGTTCCCAGCGTGCGCGCGGGACAAGCCGCCGCGCGCGCGGGACTGGGCGTGGTGCGGCTGCCCGCCTCGCTCGTCGCCGAGGACGTGCGCGGCGGGCTGCTCGTTCCGGTGCTGGAAACCGAAACGCCGCCGGGCATCCCTGTCTTCGCCGTCTACCCCAGCAGGCGGCAGCTCCCGCTCAAGGTGCGCGCCTTCCTGGCGCTGTTGAGTGAACGCGGCGCCGCGCTCCCCTGGGACGACGCCACCGAGCCCCCGTCCTCCCGGAGCCGGTAA